One window of the Zea mays cultivar B73 chromosome 3, Zm-B73-REFERENCE-NAM-5.0, whole genome shotgun sequence genome contains the following:
- the LOC100502303 gene encoding uncharacterized protein isoform X37 — MDLAGMKRRELQALCKRHGLPAGGTNADLVGRLDAVLSGPAVVEEEVAGVPARKGCLKQTGGGATEAKKVTFGAEVGKARRLRSRVIWSPVVAKTRGKSARAGTDSAAEDGISADVGADVPVRRSRRNSFNPAEAEEAGEAVAVDRKPKRKNQENDEGVAVIAQARVTRRSNLEWSATVLPPAVEKKRGRQNAAESDVQKSALVEVTARTTRSRSIVPVVVPPTVVENKRRKTGDPQTTVELTMLSDVPRSDFPATRSLRNKIVHVNNSVVDETHTTRQLENKMRPSTRRHQQVASSPEDKGQKIPATSKSPLLRWSRRNYSEANSANSVNIKLAKDSSTAQPLAHHNSHSEDLEKQPAVKEPIKRSTRKSIALAALEKEKDVIEGKNPEAHVRRSTRKSVVQVKDTKSIVEETQYANSEDVAKQPATKGPARGLRRKSVITELHEKEKSLIAEKNMETDEAILTRKPVIPVKNIKAVGEGIQIGKGKDVDKQFVVKQPTRRSSRKSVLPDMLENNSGLLAPKMNAEMNVRRSTRKSVLPDMHNEKQDHHKMARNENLQSGKYQDGEKQQKVKDSIRQSRRSIATVLLEGQNNDEGKKFKNPTRRTTHKSHALNAVEEVSMDHIEVGEEGLKLRKRSRFLLEISSSANVSWKHQNAQISNEKDNTEGSQQASNCTTSKRRSSKKRRTTAPEEVMPFKVANDDIVIMEETKDTLEYNNESSSKVQEICQVNAAREEFSSGPLLVTVAPSDEICTVQSVAVVIPGSESGDDANQSSDKSKQPQEHSVTQTVDDHLSETRSGKLDQSTCITGLVSDNCVVSEDKTLMSEDREEQSPVSGEQRVSLEANANEPEEKNLANVTSTDLHTKSLQHDIDRIAKETDKDVSSLVFPIEEHEEKYAVSPIAVEKSVSREASACESAGKPLTVIFSNDLHTKHLQHDCDVLIKETGEDVLAQENCNDQPVPAQTDLEMKLNDELADPEVLAQENCNDQPVLAQTDLETKLNDELADLAMESGCSITERNEGLVAHNLDQEGFLEATPECKQECGLPEETVISSKETGSLLCADQSPIGLESLFSQESIVESVGHCALASATTHTENGFDDSKDCHNKSALENVHVPEPCSHNDTKGGIFKNVDCMHTSQRDDRMEGVPEANTDEEHVLSAFLLDANHLNVVINSEEVVCEGEDSKELLHSEDCKASSEKTDVNDGNVYGISDAVVRCALHAPADDNYEIFLGPNTDVPRQVYNDGCSDVKEDRFASKPWTIDIIEDASVKERSNLKDWQLDSKLEGTEIVESGLYFNKDIGNILHSGSIGEITPSGSGLSKDSSVDYRGEVLDGFSMEASLERSSTRGEQNGCRLDAIENPSITLATSGYKHEGALSEEAVYTKKNYAGTCLSNPRELIMELQSHFSKENINESDPHDSLVFPTAENSADEQLVKVHHGSNLSQLGLTDLLDGPIGCSNTDVLCQCDNHKNQSNEDKVEEVEAVSAAKYIESEVVLLPSQERSNLNNEQLNTKLESPNIMGSCLNCDNDVCNTSDNGSVFVIGKRTPSASGLPEDYPKDSDLQQPVLDSFSVVSSFQDNISGKKTVSGVAGSEILSLSLATPDYKHEDGFSEEAVCRTKNYTGTSSVDPRHLDMEGHSIYSEGGTEKSNLQDNLAFLSAESGKDEPIICHVEKLVDAHASSDTYQGPCQDLGRHEEQESCMSIPMQAKESGGVLRSSHTKGSVTAAQIDLAGDAHLIVSDNAAAKQVFSEEKEETKSISSSDIDILHEKSYSSGHDDHAACAAETQFYHPQKASISDGLHLGPSSLQVESLDALDSDILYVNTGVLEQHHKEGYYEPSVYQITSGICTMSEAEPFEVLETGKDVKTPSKLDEQLNPGLDGDEAEKHSLDCGTDTSPVMSKRTLSSPGSGPCQQYVNESTTSTQSTDNHPNDLPAPRSPEQSACFQNDNDSGSVGICQSSRRRGIDELCGKLQSFKVSSAVKGSYVAMGAPRPKPGDSTSRSAAALLRNIENTTAVKAGRPPVKPNADGKDSSRRALQPISGRPDSR, encoded by the exons TCATATGGTCGCCGGTCGTTGCCAAGACAAGGGGGAAGTCTGCTCGAGCCGGTACTGATTCTGCTGCTGAAGACGGTATTTCTGCAGATGTGGGCGCTGATGTCCCAGTGAGGCGGTCCAGGAGGAATTCGTTCAATCCTGCCGAGGCTGAGGAAGCAGGAGAGGCTGTTGCTGTTGACAGGAAGCCCAAGCGCAAGAATCAGGAGAATGACGAGGGCGTTGCTGTTATCGCTCAGGCTAGAGTTACGAGAAGGTCAAATTTGGAGTGGTCTGCTACTGTATTGCCTCCTGCTGTTGAGAAGAAGAGAGGGAGGCAGAATGCAGCTGAGTCTGATGTGCAGAAGTCCGCTCTGGTGGAAGTAACAGCTAGGACTACAAGGTCTCGCTCAATCGTACCTGTTGTGGTGCCACCCACTGTGGTTGAGAACAAGAGGAGGAAGACTGGAGATCCACAAACAACTGTAGAGTTGACTATGCTTTCAGATGTGCCCAGAAGTGATTTTCCTGCCACCAGGTCTTTAAGGAACAAAATTGTCCACGTTAACAACAGCGTCGTGGACGAAACTCACACTACCAGGCAGTTGGAAAACAAGATGCGTCCGTCTACTCGTAGGCATCAACAGGTTGCATCTTCTCCGGAGGATAAAGGTCAAAAAATTCCTGCTACCAGTAAGTCCCCTCTACTGAGGTGGTCACGGAGAAACTATTCTGAGGCCAATAGTGCAAATTCAGTAAACATCAAATTGGCCAAAGACTCGAGCACAGCTCAGCCATTGGCACACCATAATTCTCATTCTGAAGATTTGGAGAAACAACCAGCAGTTAAAGAACCAATTAAACGGTCAACACGTAAATCTATTGCTTTGGCTGCACTTGAGAAAGAGAAGGATGTAATTGAAGGAAAGAACCCTGAAGCACATGTTAGGCGATCAACGAGGAAATCAGTTGTGCAGGTTAAAGATACCAAAAGTATTGTTGAAGAGACTCAATATGCTAACAGTGAAGATGTGGCGAAGCAACCAGCAACTAAAGGACCTGCTAGGGGGCTGAGACGTAAATCTGTTATCACAGAATTGCATGAGAAAGAGAAGAGTCTCATTGCCGAAAAGAACATGGAAACAGATGAAGCGATATTAACGCGGAAGCCTGTAATCCCAGTTAaaaatattaaagctgttggtgaAGGAATTCAAATTGGTAAGGGCAAAGATGTGGATAAACAATTTGTTGTGAAGCAACCTACTAGGCGATCATCGCGCAAATCTGTGCTGCCTGATATGCTTGAGAATAATAGTGGACTTCTAGCACCCAAAATGAATGCTGAGATGAATGTTAGGAGATCAACACGGAAGTCTGTTCTTCCTGACATGCATAATGAGAAGCAAGATCACCATAAAATGGCTAGAAATGAGAACTTGCAAAGTGGTAAATATCAAGATGGTGAGAAGCAACAGAAAGTAAAAGATTCTATTAGGCAATCAAGGAGATCTATCGCTACAGTGCTACTTGAGGGACAAAATAATGATGAAGGAAAAAAGTTCAAAAATCCTACGAGGAGGACAACACACAAATCTCATGCCCTTAATGCAGTTGAAGAGGTCAGCATGGATCACATTGAAGTTGGTGAAGAAGGCTTGAAATTGAGGAAGCGCAGTAGGTTTTTGCTGGAAATATCATCTTCAGCTAATGTTTCCTGGAAGCATCAGAATGCACAGATCTCTAATGAAAAAGATAACACAGAAGGATCGCAGCAGGCATCAAATTGCACAACTTCAAAGAGAAGGTCTTCAAAGAAGAGACGAACAACTGCTCCAGAAGAAGTGATGCCTTTCAAGGTGGCAAATGATGACATAGTTATCATGGAAGAAACAAAGGACACACTTGAATATAATAATGAGTCTAGTAGTAAAGTTCAAGAAATTTGTCAGGTTAATGCTGCAAGAGAAGAGTTCTCTTCAGGTCCATTGCTTGTAACAGTAGCTCCTAGTGACGAAATTTGCACAGTGCAGAGTGTAGCTGTGGTGATACCTGGGTCAGAATCTGGTGACGATGCAAATCAAAGTTCTGATAAGAGTAAGCAACCTCAGGAACATTCTGTCACTCAAACTGTTGATGACCATTTATCTGAAACAAGAAGTGGGAAATTAGATCAATCAACATGCATCACAGGATTAGTCTCTGACAATTGTGTTGTCTCAGAGGACAAAACATTGATGAGTGAAG ACCGTGAAGAGCAAAGCCCTGTGTCCGGAGAACAGAGAGTTAGCTTGGAAGCAAATGCCAATGAGCCTGAGGAAAAGAACCTAGCTAACGTCACATCAACTGATCTCCACACCAAAAGTCTGCAGCATGATATTGACAGAATAGCTAAAGAGACTGATAAAG ATGTTTCGTCTTTGGTTTTCCCTATTGAAGAGCATGAAGAAAAATATGCAGTGAGCCCTATAGCTGTTGAAAAGAGCGTCAGTCGGGAAGCCAGTGCATGTGAATCTGCAGGAAAACCCCTAACTGTCATCTTTTCTAACGATCTCCACACCAAACATCTGCAACATGATTGTGATGTGCTAATTAAGGAGACTGGTGAAG ATGTTTTAGCTCAGGAGAATTGTAATGACCAGCCTGTTCCGGCCCAGACTGACCTAGAAATGAAGTTAAACGATGAACTTGCTGATCCGG AAGTTTTAGCTCAGGAGAATTGTAATGACCAGCCTGTTCTTGCTCAGACTGACCTAGAAACTAAGTTAAACGATGAACTTGCTGATCTGGCTATGGAATCAGGTTGTAGCATTACTGAAAGGAATGAAGGGCTTGTTGCTCATAATCTTGATCAAGAAG GTTTCCTTGAAGCAACACCAGAGTGCAAACAGGAATGTGGTTTGCCTGAGGAGACAGTAATTTCCTCAAAAGAAACAGGATCTCTGCTGTGTGCAGATCAATCACCAATTGGTCTGGAATCTTTATTTTCGCAAGAAAGCATAGTTGAATCAGTGGGGCATTGTGCACTTGCTTCAGCAACAACTCATACCGAAAATGGCTTTGATGATTCAAAAGATTGCCATAACAAGTCTGCACTTGAAAATGTTCATGTGCCAGAACCTTGTTCACACAATGATACTAAAGGAGGCATTTTTAAAAATGTTGATTGTATGCATACATCCCAGCGAGATGATAGAATGGAAG gagtaccagaggctaacactgaTGAAGAACATGTTCTGTCAGCCTTTTTGCTGGATGCAAATCACCTAAACGT AGTCATTAATTCTGAAGAAGTGGTTTGTGAGGGTGAAGATAGTAAGGAGCTTCTCCATTCGGAAGACTGTAAAGCTTCATCCGAGAAAACAGATGTGAATG ATGGCAATGTATATGGTATTAGTGATGCTGTAGTGAGATGTGCACTGCATGCTCCAGCCGATGATAATTATGAGATTTTTTTGGGTCCCAATACTGATGTACCACGTCAGGTTTATAATGACGGATGCAGTGATGTCAAAGAAGATCGATTTGCTTCCAAACCCTGGACAATTGATATTATTGAGGATGCCTCTGTCAAAGAAAGATCAAATTTAAAAGATTGGCAACTTGATTCCAAGTTGGAGGGCACAGAAATAGTGGAATCTGGCCTTTACTTCAATAAGGATATTGGTAACATTTTACATAGTGGATCTATTGGTGAAATAACTCCATCTGGTTCTGGTTTATCAAAAGATTCATCTGTGGACTATAGAGGGGAGGTTTTAGATGGCTTCTCAATGGAAGCATCTCTTGAAAGGTCTTCTACACGTGGGGAACAAAATGGTTGTAGACTAG ATGCTATTGAGAATCCTTCAATTACTTTAGCAACTTCTGGTTATAAGCATGAAGGTGCTTTATCTGAGGAAGCAGTGTACACAAAGAAGAATTACGCTGGAACATGCTTGTCAAATCCCAGGGAATTAATCATGGAGCTGCAATCCCATTTCTCAAAGGAAAACATAAATGAATCTGATCCTCATGACAGCCTTGTATTCCCAACTGCTGAAAATTCAGCAGATGAACAGCTGGTTAAAGTACACCATGGTTCTAATCTGTCTCAGTTAGGATTAACTGATCTGTTGGATGGACCAATTGGGTGTTCCAATACCGACGTGTTGTGCCAGTGTGACAATcataaaaatcaatccaatgaggACAAGGTAGAGGAAGTTGAGGCGGTGTCTGCTGCTAAATACATAGAAAGTGAAGTTGTGCTGCTCCCATCTCAAGAGAGATCAAATTTGAATAATGAGCAGCTTAACACCAAGTTGGAAAGCCCAAACATTATGGGATCTTGCCTTAACTGTGATAACGATGTTTGTAATACTTCGGACAATGGATCTGTTTTTGTCATTGGTAAAAGAACTCCATCTGCTTCTGGCTTACCAGAAGATTATCCTAAGGATAGTGACTTGCAACAACCGGTTTTAGATAGCTTCTCAGTGGTTTCATCTTTTCAAGACAATATATCTGGGAAGAAAACTGTTTCTGGTGTAGCAG GCAGTGAGATTCTTTCTTTAAGTTTAGCAACTCCTGATTATAAACATGAAGATGGTTTCTCTGAGGAAGCAGTATGCAGAACAAAGAATTATACTGGAACTTCCTCGGTAGATCCGAGGCATTTAGACATGGAGGGGCACTCTATTTACTCTGAGGGAGGTACTGAAAAATCTAATCTGCAAGATAATCTTGCATTTCTAAGCGCTGAGAGTGGAAAAGATGAACCTATTATTTGCCATGTTGAGAAACTGGTTGACGCACATGCTTCTTCAGATACATACCAAGGTCCTTGTCAAGATCTAGGCAGACATGAAGAACAAGAGAGCTGCATGTCTATTCCTATGCAAGCCAAAGAAAGTGGAG GGGTTTTGAGGTCTAGCCACACGAAAGGGTCAGTTACAGCAGCCCAAATTGATTTGGCAGGTGATGCCCATCTTATTGTGAG TGATAATGCTGCTGCCAAGCAAGTGTTTAGTGAGGAGAAAGAGGAAACaaaatctatctcttcttcagatattgATATCCTTCATGAAAAATCATACTCCAGTGGACACG ATGACCATGCTGCTTGTGCTGCCGAAACTCAGTTCTACCATCCACAGAAAGCATCTATATCTGATGGACTACATTTGGGTCCTAGTTCTTTGCAAGTAGAATCACTGGATGCTTTGGATAGCGATATACTGTATGTTAACACAGGAGTTCTCGAGCAGCATCATAAAGAGGGTTACTATGAACCCAGTGTCTACCAAATCACTTCAGGCATTTGCACAATGTCTGAAGCTGAACCATTCGAAGTTTTAGAAACTGGAAAAGATGTAAAAACGCCATCTAAGCTAGATGAGCAACTTAATCCTGGGTTGGACGGAGATGAAGCTGAGAAACACAGCTTAGACTGTGGTACAGACACCAGTCCTGTGATGAGCAAGAGAACCCTTTCTTCACCAGGATCAG GACCATGCCAGCAGTATGTAAATGAAAGCACCACCAGTACACAGTCGACTGATAATCACCCAAACGACCTACCCGCTCCGAGATCTCCTGAACAATCCGCGTGTTTTCAGAATGACAACGATTCGGGTTCAGTAG GCATTTGTCAAAGCAGCAGGCGAAGAGGTATAGATGAACTTTGCGGTAAGCTGCAGAGTTTCAAAGTTTCCAGCGCCGTAAAAGGAAGCTACGTAGCTATGGGTGCACCTCGTCCGAAGCCTGGGGACAGCACGAGCCGATCTGCAGCCGCGCTGCTCAGGAACATAGAGAACACAACTGCTGTTAAAGCTGGCCGTCCTCCTGTCAAGCCAAACGCCGATGGTAAGGACTCGTCTAGGCGAGCCCTGCAGCCCATAAGCGGAAGGCCTGACAGTAGGTAG